One Leptodactylus fuscus isolate aLepFus1 chromosome 11, aLepFus1.hap2, whole genome shotgun sequence genomic window, GTAACAACAAAGGAAGCCATACTGTGAGCTAAACCCCAGGACATGCCTACAgatatgttcacactgcagattttttggtgAGGATAAGTCTGCTGTACATCTATAgtagaaactgcagcaaaaatccGATTTGCCATTGGAATTGCTGCAGATTGGTCGCTTTCACTAGGGCTAATCCATGTGTGGTTTCCCACTGTGGTCTCTGCACAGAACTAGCAACTGACATGGATTTTAGCATGAAGTATGTTCCGAAATCTGCACAAAAGATGAAGTGTGAATAAATCCTTAATATTCACTGAAAATagcacccccccccctcattttacATGGCTGAGTGGACTATCACGTTTTACCCAGAAGCCTCTAGGTCTTGTCTAaacacccatagcaaccaaaaatcagctttcattttctaactggttgctatgggtgatgaggcctactattccCTTACAGCCTGTATAATATAATTCTAGGAGTATATTGTCAGCTCATCTCTGCATTACCACTAGGCCTTATTCCCCTCTAGCAACCAGAaacctgcactgccccctgactAGTTGCTATGGACAATGAGGCCTACTTGTCCCCTAAGAACCTTTATATTGTATGGTTAACGGCTTTATTTTATGTCACATCATTTCCATCTTGTGCCAGTCAAAGTGGAAAAGTCTTGCCCCTAAACTTTGGCATTCATGACAAATTccaaccacccagctttcccagtctcCTGAATGACATACAATATGTATAATAGTTTGTGTATATCTCCACTTCTGGAAACCTCCAGAGGTTATTAAGTACAGATATCAGCCTCTTATGATGCTACAAACTAATAGATTTAATGTGCCTGTCCCTTTAAGAAGAGATTTATGACACACTGTTCATTATAGGCTCTTCATCTTGTGGTTTCGGCAGTGGTTGCTTTATGATAAAGGCTCTGAGGCTTGCTGCGCCGCTCCCACACAATCGCTCGCTCTCTATCTCATGTGAACGTCTATTAATATCCGACAGTGGTTGTAGTCCAGGGCGCGGCCCGTATTTTCCCAGTTGTTCAAATATTTACCACAAGTTGCAGTTTTGGGCACATATGTCTCCACGCTGTAGTGGCCTGCAGCCTGTGGTAAAACTATAATGCCTAGCATGCCCTGACAgtgccatgctgggagttgtagtatcaccACATGATAAAAATCAGATCAGAGCCACGCCATAGCCATGGGCAAGTTAGCAAAGGCTTACTCAACCCAAGGGTGACAACGCCCACCTGTCAATAGGTTATGACTGCTATTGTACAAAAAGAATTCCACCGCTTTCTAATATACTTGGCAGGACGATTTCTACAATGGATTTTGTAAGTCGGGTGTCATCGCAAAATCCATTGCATGAATTTACTATATGGATGTAATTCTGCAATGTGCGCATGTACACTTAGGGTAAGTGCACATGATCAGGATTACTGGTAGATTTTGTATGCGAAATAGGCCTATGGTGCAGATATTAAAATCCTCTACgtgttaattttttaaattttttctggTGCAGATTTAGAAAAGAAATGATTTTAAAATCTGTACTAAAGTCTACAGGTGTTAGCACGGATTTTCTGCATGTAAATCCTGATTATTTGCACATACCCTTAAGGGCTCAAGACCCATGAATCTTGTAAGTTTTACCTCAGACAACCCCGGCATTAGTGCACTATAAAGCATAAAAAGGGTGTCACAGCCCCGCCACCTTTTATAAACATGGCTAATAGCAAGCGCTGTTTATGGTAGCCTGTATCCTACAAATGAACTTTTCACAGCAATTGCTTCCATTGCGTTAATGAGCATTTCAGGAGCAATAGCCCCTTGTGAGGGGTCTAGGCAGGGACAAAACGTACCAGCAGGGCGGGTCACCGAGCTGCACCGATCACGTCATGCTGGGGGATTGTAATGTAAGCAATTCTCGTATACATACTAGCAGTGTGAAAGGTTAGTCAGAACTGCCTAAAGTGGCAGATAAATCAAATATCTGCTGTCTGTCATGAAACCGTCGCTGCCCGTCCTGCCCTACAAGCAAGAGGAGGCGGCCAACCTGTCCGACCGGAAAGATTAATTATTTACCTTTGCGTAAGACCAAAATACTGCAAGTCTTGCTGATGTGACAACACGAGGCTTATAGAGGTCACCTGCACTACCTGGTGGAACTGCCCAGGATTTTACTTTAACCCTGCAATGACCAGACTGCAACCACTTTCTCTATGGAGTGACTATGCTGGGAGCAATAATTACAGAGCAGGTTCCAGTGGATGGCAGGACACGCCGTGCTGGAACAGAAGGACCTACTGTAGACCTCTATAATTCATTACCTCCAAAGCTGTGAATGCTAAAAGCCAGGCTGGTGCCAGCGAGCTGCATGCCAGGACCTGCCAGAGCTGCGGGCACAGAGACTGACAGACACAGcccaggattttttttctctacagaGATACTAGTTCTTTGATCTTAGCTGCCATGTTTGGTCCCTTTTTAACTTAAAAGACCCAAGAAACACAATTTTCCTGCATGACCATCAGGTCCTCTGCCCTGTAACTAGCACAGCAGAGGAACCCAGCTATGGATGCACACTGGGTTATTACCAGAGTCAGACTAGGTGGACTGTCTGGTAATAACAGACTAAGATAGTCAACATCTAAGGCCAAATACGTATAAATAAATGGGGGACGGGGTTGTCCAAACTTTCCTTCCTAATGGCCAAGCGGAGTGTACATATACGGTCATCAGGAGAACCAACtatttatcttgtattatactcaagagctgcactcactattctcctggtgcagtcactgtgtacatacattacattacttcttctGTAcggattctgagttacatccggtattatactccagagctacacactatcctgctggtgcagtcactgtgtacatcaggataagtaatgtaatgcatgcacacagtgacttcaccagcagaatagtgagtgcagctctggagcataatacaagatgtaactcaggattggcacaagataagtaatgtatgtatgtacacagtgactgcacaggctctggagtataataggggataagtaatgtatgtatgaagTGACTAAGCTTTACACATAGATGTATACTTGTTACCGTCTTATAGATTCTCCATCCTCGTCACGTCTTGCCGTCTACAGGTTTTCCCAGGGATAATTGAATGCACATTTTATGAGACCACAGTAACTTTCCATTTCTTATGACACTTGCCTAGTAATGACAGGGTTTAGGACTGACTGTATTAATCCTTCTGTTTCCACCCTCCTGCTCCAGTCTCGCTACATTTGAATTGTGGGCAGTAAATACATTATGAACCGTGTACCAAGAGAACGATCTGGATTATTAGATAGAATTCAAAATTGAGGTGTCTGTTCTTGTTTTAGCCATTCCTACCAAATTTCCAATAATCCGGCACCTTCGGCCCAGGGAGTGCTGGATTATTGGTAATCTATATTGCAGTCATAAATTTTCATCTTGTTGTTACTTTTCTGCACTTTACCTCATGCTATAAATTAATGGTTACTGCAGAGGATCACCTCCAGCACGACAAGTGGACGCACAATTAATCCCAGTAAAAGTACATTACAGTAATGGGCAACTGGACTTACAGGTTGTCAGATTATGTGACTTGAGGACCAGCAGCAAAACTAACCAATAAGGCGTTATCAGGAATCTAAAAACAGAGGGGAATTTACTGACTTGTTTAAGTCAGTATTTTGGGGTATACATCACACATTTTTGGTGCAATTTACATGTGtgcaaaaaaattagattttttttgccaAATTGAACGTCTATCATACTTTTTaaatataacaccacatgtgGGTGATGTTTAGCAACAGGGGAGTGGTCACCAGCAGACCAATAAATTCATATACAGAAAACTATGACAATCTGCACCCGGCCATAACTTGTGTATATTTACTTTCCTTGCGCCGTAAGGTACCCTAAATTTATTAAGAGAAGAACACATACTAGTAAATTTTGCATATTTTACCAGACACATGAAAAACAGtcatgaaaattttaaaaataaagaaataagtaTTTTTCCATGACCGTTTCTCTGAAATACTAGATAGAAATTAAAATAGTAAacttaaaaatacaaaagttctAACAAAATGCTAAAaccaaaaatatatagaaataggaaaaaagatttaaaaaaattactataatactatgaaaaaaaattagaaaaaaatttaatatataataaaaatatgatcaaataaaatatgaaaacatatggaaaaatgttaaaaatgggATCTTGCTTATTTTATAGCAatgataaacaaaagaaaaaaaaattgtatagtttaatagtataaaaaaaaataaataaaaaaggtcCTAAGTGATAAAGGGCATATAAACTACCCACTGAAGCCGTGCAGTGAGGGCCAGGGTCAGCGAGGATTGCGCTTAGAAAATATTTGACTTTCTGTAATAATCATTGATTGCTTTTATATGGTTAAACAGATGACTAAATAACCTGGCGCGGCGCGCTACGTAACAACAGTCAATCATTTACCTTTTTCCTCGTGGACCCGATCTTGGACAGGCAGGACTTGGACAGGGACTGATATCCACCAATGACCTGGATTTCGTCTGCGGTGGGATAACGTTTTTTCAGCATCGCTCCAAGGTCAGAGTAAGGGGCCTCAGACCCATCAGAGGATTTCCTTTTAGACCTAGgatcttcctcctcatcctcttccaccACAGGGGTTCGGAAAGCCTCCTGCTCAGTGACTGGTTTTCTCTTAGGGATCACCTTAAAGGTGTTGCCCCCTTTATTATGGATGGAGGGCATGGCTGAATGTGGCCTATAGGGGGGCTCCTCTACTTTTGGGGCCGGTTTAACCTCCTTGTCCTCTATATGGACTATATCGTCTATATTGGTGACAGGTATGTCATGTTTCACCACATCCTCATGTATTTTTGTCACCGGCACATGAGCCAACAAGTCCACCTCATCTCCTTCCTGCACACTACTAAAGTATTCAATCTGGGCCCCCAGATCAGTAAACGATTGCCCTTCGGTAGATCGGGATGGTAAGAGACCACTTTTCCAGTCAAAATCAGACAAGGAGGGTACACTGGAGGCCTTCAAGGTCTCTGAACTGACCGTCTTACCTACACTGGTCTCACCATTCACCCTGACATCTTGAGAAGTTGCCGGAGAGTCTAATTTGGGACCATTAGGCGTGGAAGCACTGTTTTTGACTTTTGGCTTACCATTGGACTGGACCATATCATCTTGGGCTGGAGAAGGGGCTGGCCTcttctttggaaaaaaaacaaaagaatttTTGGACTGCAATCGAATGTTCGCCAGTGCTTTCGCCTGAATGTCATCGTCTGGGATGCTGTTGAGATCTGGCTTCGGAGCAGGTCTGATCTCGAAAGAGTCATTTTTGCTGGTGAAAGTGGACACCTTCAGTTGCTGGGTAGCAGTGGCACTGTTGAAAGCCTGGTCACAGTGGTTGGTGATCGGTGGGTTTTCTGAGTAAGTGGCACTGGATTTGGGAGGGACAGTACTAGATTTTGGTGGGTCCACTGCAGACTTTGGCCTCCAAGTGTTGGCGCCATTGGGAGTCTCATTAATGGAATCACGTGATGGCACTGGACCATTTCCCTCAGGCGCCCTCTGAGCAGCTGTGCCCTTGGGCCGCTTGCTCTTTGACAGTAGGTCTTCAATACTGATAGAACTACCTGTCTTTACGTTTTTCTCCAAGTGGTCAACGTGACCATTGGTAAGAGGTGGACCGTCTACCTCTGGCCATCCTCCATCCTTGGTGGGAGACTTCACCTTACTGGGCACAGCTTTGGGATTGACCAGGATGGTATTGCTGCCAACTTTCTGGGTAACGTTGGCCAGTTTTGGAGGAATATTATTGGTATGCCCCGCTTCAAATTTCTCCCTGACCGTGGCCACAATAGGCGATGGCGGCTTGTCGTCCATAGACATCTCATAATGAGGAGACAGAGGTGAAGACGGAGACAGAGGGGCGACTGTCGCATGTGACGTCATAGGACTTGAGGGTCTTTTATGAAAAAGGTCAGGGTCCGGTAAAGAATGTGAGATGGGCGACTTGGAAGGGAGCCAGGATGGGTTGTTGAGGGGAAACCGCTTGCTATCTTCCTCCAAGATGGAGGCGGACGATGGGGAGACATCTCCGGATCTCTTGGGTGATCTATTCCTGGGGGCTTGGCCTTGGACCTGAGGTTTTGGCAATATGATGGGTTTGCTGTCTCGCTCTAATAGGTTCTCCAAGCTCCTGGACCTTAGCGGTTTACTATGGCCATGGTCAAACTTCTCCAGTAACCGACTTACCCTCCCGGCTTCTTCCAGCACCTCTTTGTGCTCCAACGGTTCCTTCTTGGGGGCACCCTGTACTTTTTGGGGGGGCTCTTTGTTGGGGACCTCTGGCTCATATATCACCACCTCTGATGCCCGGATCTCGGCCACTTTGCTGCCTCTCCTGGCCAGCAGCTCTTCCACAGGGTCACCGTGACCGCTGGACTGGCTGAAGTAGTCGGGGTCAGACTCTATGATGATGATGTTCTCGGCTCGGATGGTCCGCATGCCCGGGACGTGGCTGTACATGTCCAGCAGGTGTCGGATGGGGGAGGTGGCTCTACCCTGGGGGTGATGCTGCTGCTGTGGCGGCTGCTGGTGGTGGGTTCGCCGATGCCGCCGCCGCTCCTTCTCCTGCTTGATGAACGGGTTCTCATGGAGCGGTCCCAGGCTGTCCTGCAGCACCAGTCGCTCGGGGCTGCCGTTCCTGCCCTGCCTGGACGGGGAGCGGGTCTTGCGGTTAGGAGAAGAGTCCTTTCCCCGGGACAGAGCAGTGCCCGCCATCTTCGCCCGCTTCCTCTCCAGCACCTCCAACTTCCATGCCGGTATCTTATGTGAGTGCGGGTCCAGCCGAGTCCAGCTCTTGGTGCTGCCGCCGCTCACCGCCATTTTCGGAGCGGTGGGTATCTCCTCAGGCACTGACTGACCGCCTGACCCGCCGCGCAGCCCCGCAGCTACTAACTAACTGGAGCAAGGATCCGGGAGATGGTCCTGTCACCCTAAACCCCGCCCCTTCTTACTAACGTCATCACATCAAACACTCCAGCAGGTGTCCGGGGCGGAGACTGCCACTGATGACTCCGCCTCCTTAAAGAACATCACTCAAAAAGATTAAAGTCCCATTGGATGTCTACTGAAGTCCTGACACCAAGCTCTGGACGTCGTCAAAGACACGCCCCCTCCGAGACTACCTAAGCAGTATGGAGAGCACAAGGCTTCTCCAGCAGGATCCCTATCCAGGTGCCAAGATGTCTGTCATGGAGGtcacctgcatttgtttacctgaagacacgccccctagaggAACACTCTATTAGAAAATGTCATCATAGCCACGCCCCCGCATGTAATACTCCTTGGGTTCTGTATATGATGGGCTTTTACAGTGTTCAATGGCTGACAAGTCTGATACAGtcagaagccccccccccccaactccaaACATGTTTTCCTCTTAAGACTCTGCTCATGTAGGGCTCTGTACACTTACACCTGTGACCTCTCTATCTGTATACAGCTATACCTGTGACTTCATCAGCTGTATACACTTATACCTGTGTACTCATTATCTGTACACAATTACACCTGTGACCTCACCATCTGTATACACTTATACCTGCGGCCTCACATTCTGTATACACTTCTACCTATGACCTCTCTATCTTTATACACTTATACCAGTGACCTCACCATCTGCATAAACTTATACTGGTGACCTCTTTATCTGTATAGTTATACTGGTGACCTCACCATCTGTATCCACTTATACCTGTGACTTCACCATCtgtcgtgcatcccccatactctggaactccttaccaagacacataagactgacccccacaatcacaggcttcaagaaggccctgaagactcccctattcaggaaggcctacaacctccaataacactactgtcactacatcaccatctgtacaatctcccccctcaccttctgtctctatccctcttccctcatagactgtaagcccatGCAGACAGGGCCCtccatcccactgtgccagtcagtcattgttagtattatattcgtTTGTATATTTTgagtaccgtatgtaaaccctcaaatgtaaagcaccatggaatgaaggccctgttcacacggggcaagagggggcggattttggagtggaatccacatcataatccgccccctcacaatggtggtctatgtggcAATatgtcgctagcggaaaaaaagaaatgagctgccctttctaaaggcggattccgcggctggatCAGCCGCAGtgtctgcctcgcgacagcaccctctggactaggcccattcctttgggcctaatccggagcggaaagccacgacgaGATGCCATGCACTGCATCGGTATACCGTTGCAGCAGCCGTgccggaatatgcacacgcgtaatcacatgtgaactagccctaatggtgctatataaataaacaagaataataataataatctgtataCAGTTATACCTGTAACCTTACTATCTGTATACATTTATACCTGTAACCTCACTATCTGTATACATTTATACCTGCAACCTCACCATCTGTATACACTTATACCTCCCAACTATCCTGGACTCTGCGGGACATTCCTGGATTCCGAGTTGTGTCCCGTCTtcccagtcggcgggaggtatgtcttggtttcaactcatctgcgtcctccagacgcagataaGTTGAATACACTGCTGAATGATGCGGGAGCTGTCAACAGACAGCTCCTGCTCACCGTAGTCCTCTGGCCCCTGgagctgtaggcacgatgtgatgacgtcacttacattgTGCCTACAACTCCATGACTGAGACTGCACACAGAGCGTCAGGGAGCAagaaaaggtgagtatcagtgttttttatgttaaactttaagggcaaattgaggggggacttgaaactgggggcagagatggagggggaacatgaaactggggagatgaatggggcacttaaactgggggatattaagggggacattaaactaggtacAACTGGACTAGGACATTAAACCACTGGAGTAGTCACCCTCTAGCtatccctacggtttaatgtccccttccagctgcccgagtttaatgcccccctctggTTGCCCCCAGTTTAGTGTCCCACTCCGTCTGCCATTATTTTATTGCACACCTCCAACTAACCCCActatttaatgtcaccctccagctgccccagtttaaactggggcaccaggaaagggacttaatactgtgggtcagttggaagggaacattataatgttgggggctccagattatactgtgtgggggcacatgaaaaaaaataaataaaaaaaaaatgggcggagtcaacataaaagtgggtggagccaaatttcagcacattttgtccctcttgctcttcttcgaaagttgggaggtatgtatatctgTGACCTCACTATCTCTATATAGTTATACCTGTGACTTCACCTTCTGTATACACTTATACCTGTGACCTCATcatctgtatataattatacctGTGACCTCACTTTTATACACTTATACCTGTGACTTCACCTTCTGTATACACTTATACCTGTGACCTCACTATCTGTATACACTTATACCTGTGACTTTACCATCTGTATACAGTTATACCTGTGACCTCACCTTTTGTATACACTTATACCGGTCACCTTCAATATA contains:
- the TPRN gene encoding taperin; translated protein: MAVSGGSTKSWTRLDPHSHKIPAWKLEVLERKRAKMAGTALSRGKDSSPNRKTRSPSRQGRNGSPERLVLQDSLGPLHENPFIKQEKERRRHRRTHHQQPPQQQHHPQGRATSPIRHLLDMYSHVPGMRTIRAENIIIIESDPDYFSQSSGHGDPVEELLARRGSKVAEIRASEVVIYEPEVPNKEPPQKVQGAPKKEPLEHKEVLEEAGRVSRLLEKFDHGHSKPLRSRSLENLLERDSKPIILPKPQVQGQAPRNRSPKRSGDVSPSSASILEEDSKRFPLNNPSWLPSKSPISHSLPDPDLFHKRPSSPMTSHATVAPLSPSSPLSPHYEMSMDDKPPSPIVATVREKFEAGHTNNIPPKLANVTQKVGSNTILVNPKAVPSKVKSPTKDGGWPEVDGPPLTNGHVDHLEKNVKTGSSISIEDLLSKSKRPKGTAAQRAPEGNGPVPSRDSINETPNGANTWRPKSAVDPPKSSTVPPKSSATYSENPPITNHCDQAFNSATATQQLKVSTFTSKNDSFEIRPAPKPDLNSIPDDDIQAKALANIRLQSKNSFVFFPKKRPAPSPAQDDMVQSNGKPKVKNSASTPNGPKLDSPATSQDVRVNGETSVGKTVSSETLKASSVPSLSDFDWKSGLLPSRSTEGQSFTDLGAQIEYFSSVQEGDEVDLLAHVPVTKIHEDVVKHDIPVTNIDDIVHIEDKEVKPAPKVEEPPYRPHSAMPSIHNKGGNTFKVIPKRKPVTEQEAFRTPVVEEDEEEDPRSKRKSSDGSEAPYSDLGAMLKKRYPTADEIQVIGGYQSLSKSCLSKIGSTRKKMKISFNDQNIHTMFEYPSENSLAEEMAEDEVSGSEEEDDKPSGLFLPRPKFVSSGAASNSLRANSANSGLSNYTPKHSMEYSKWQDEAPLGGATTPDLSAPSNDMLTPADGSSHTGFRSEPALYF